In the Gorilla gorilla gorilla isolate KB3781 chromosome 1, NHGRI_mGorGor1-v2.1_pri, whole genome shotgun sequence genome, GAGTCCGCGTGGCCCCGTCCCGCGCGGTTGTGCACGTGAGTCCGCGCGGCCGTGTCCCGCCCCGCTCCAGGGAGCCAGCGCGCCGCCACCTGGGATGTTAGGACTCTCGTTGTGTTCTTTGGACTGCTTTGGGGGATTTCGGCGTACCCCTAGGATCTAGGAGTTTTGGAAGTTGTTTGAGAGAAACCAGCTCTGGGAGGGCCTCGCATCCAGTCTCCTGTCTCGGCTTTGGACCGGGGTTCCGGGTTAAGGTGCTCAGAGGAACAGCTGATCCTTCTACCCTTGCGCAGGGCAGAGATCCCCAAACCTCTTTCTAAAATGCAGGGTCTTAGTCTTTCTCAGGGAGTCAGTGAACCTAGACTCCCAGTCTCTTGAGCCCAAGCATGAATAGGGAACTGGGGACCACCACCATGCTCATATTTCTGGTGGCCAGGAAGTCCAGGCAGGCTTTTGCCCACTGCAGACGGATCTCTTTCTTCAGGGGTCAAGAAAGGCTCTGTACAGTAAGCCAACCAAGCCCCACCAGCAGAGCTGCGCTGCAACCAGGTTCCTAGTGTCTTTCCCACACCCCCAGTTCCAAGCGACACAGGACACAGCCCCAAttccacctccccccacccacttCCTGCCCTGTTGCCTCATCTTCCCTGCTACACACTCCAGGTCATCCACCCAACCCCCAGCTCCTGGTAACTCAGCCCCAGCTCCTGGaagtccagccccagccccgctACCACcacttccaccttggcctcccctgAGAACAAGTGGAGGGCAAATAGAGCCCAGGCTTGAATTCACTCGTTTGAAAAACAACTCAAGCCAAGCCCTGTGGGAGCAGTGCCTGCCTGGGGCACCTCAGGCTCATGTGCACCTCTGAATTCTTTCGGGCACCTGCCCCAAATGTAAAGAAGCTGCTGCCCAATGCCTGGGCCCCTCTGAGTCTCTGCTCCTCTCTGGCTGTCTCTCTGTTTTTGTCGTCTCTCACCTTCCCCTGTCATGGCCAGTACTTGGTCCTCAGACCAGAAAAGGTGGATCCCGTGTCCCTGGATTTTACTAATGCCAGGAGTCACATAAATACTcctatatatacacagagaggGCCCGCACATGCTTGGAAATCCTCAGATACCAAAGAACAAAGTGCAGGACACAACAGAGATACTGTACACATTGAGAAATGTGTACATCCCCCAAATGCAGAGAAATGCACACCAACATACAGAGACACACCTCACAAACACATTCACAGAAACAGACACACTCACACTCCAAGAAATACTAAGACACCCATGAAGGGAACATTTCAGACATGCACAAGACCCTGAACTCACATAGACACAGACACCCAGGAGCAGGTGGGCCCTGACTCAGGTGCACACAGCCTAACACACAGTACTCACACACAAGCTCCCCTAAGTCTAAATGCCGCAAGAGACTCCCACAGAAAGAAAATTCCCCCAGAGGCCTCCAAGGCCCTGcctggaaggaaggggaagaaagtgCCCGCCCGGCACCTAAATGCTAAGGCACTGTAAAGTGAAAATCACTTCCCGAACTCCGTGGGAACAGCACTTCCATTCCCACCTCTTAGGGAAACAGGGAAGTGGTTTAACTCGTTCTGCAAATCAACTCCAGATCCACAAGAGTGCCCTCCCCCTCGGcggggagaggccaggctcccAGTGCTGTAGCCCAGTGAACGCTGATCCGCTGAGGCCCACCCCAGGCCACAGGGTGCTGGGCAAACTCAACAAGCCCGCACCTCTGCCTAACATCTGGCTGGGCCAGGAAGAGTGCCTGGTGGAtacccagcctggcgacacacaGGAGGCACGGCCGGTGAAGAAAATGGATCTGTGCACCAAGGGCCTGCACCATCTCGCCGGGCTCTGCCCTGACAGACCATTCCTTACCTTTCTTGATCACCGACTGGTCTAGGAGGCTCATTCCCGGCTCGTCCATTGCCTGCAAATAGCAGAGGGCGGCGGTGAGGGCGCATAAAGCCCTAGCCGCCCATGGCTTCCCAAGCCCCTGCCACCCACGGTCTCTGTCTGCTCCGCCCAAGGCGCACCAGCTTCGCTTGGGGCGGCGACGGGCAGGCCCAGGAATCGCTATGTCCAGGCACCGAGCTGGAGCCCTGGGCATCTCACCGTGCAGTGCAAAAAGGGAATTTTGAACCTCACGCTGGTAACTACTATGCTTCTCTTCGCCCCAGGTGCAGGCTGCCCCATGGATGCCACACGTGGCTCAACGGCCCAGCGGGGAGAAAAGAAGTGATTCGGTCCCTGCCGAGGGTTGCTGCCACCCACGCACTGCTGGCGGACTCAGTGCCAGGAAGCCTTGATGGCCAGGCAACGtctaacccaggaggtgggacaCATCCTCGGAGTCACCAGTGAGATGTGGCGAGCTGGGAGAAAAGTCGGCTTCCTGCATTTGTCACCTTCTGCCTCCAGCCATGGTAGTAAACCACCGCGGTCAGTCCCGACCCATCCCGGATCCCTCGGGTCTCACCTGCAGGTCCTCCAGACCGGGGGCCGCCGCCAGCCCCGGAAGCCCGAGCGGTGCGTCTGCCAGGCCGTGCGCGCCGTCGGCCAGGCCGTGCAGGAGCCGGGGCACGGCGGTGGCATAGTCACGGCGCGGGTCAAGGCCCAGGGCGCGGGCGGGCGGTGCCAGCAGGCCGGGAGGCTCCTCGTGGGCGCGGGCGGCTGCGCGGGGCGCGGCCCAGGCGGCCTGAGGAGGCTGCGGCTGCGCCAGGGGCGCCAGGCCGCCATATGGGTCCCCTGCCAGGTGGGGAAAGGCTGCGGCGGCGTCGGACGCCTGACCGTAGGGCAGCGGTGGCTGCGGGTAGGGCGGCGGGAAGTAGGGCGGCTGGAATTCGGCGGCAGCTGTGGCGGCCGGCGTGTGGCAGAGCGGGGGCGCCGGCCCGTAGGCCGCCTGGGGCAGAGACGACAGGCGGGCCCCGCTGGCAGCTGCTCCCAGCCCGTCGGGGCGCtcctggggaaggagaggggtgCCTTAGGTGACCCACTGGCAGCTGAAAGGACCCCAGCCTGAAAGGATCCTCCTCAGCTCGGGAGGGTTCAGCTGCAGTCCCTCCCGTTTCTTGGGGCCCGAGGTTTATTTCCGAGCCACCCGCGGGCGCAGGAGCCTCAGGCTGGGGACAGCGGTCACTTGCGCATCGCGTTCTCAGCTGGCGAAGTCCCTGCGGCCCCCTCCCTCCGAGATTTCGTTAGCGCGGGACAGGAGGGTTGGAAAGTCCAGCACTCAGGCGCCCCGATCCCCCGGCCGAATATGTCCCGGGCCCGAGACTACTCACCATGGCGGAGTAGGTGTGCACCAGCATGGGGCGGTGAGTGCCGGGCGCGAGGCGTGGCGGCGGCGGAGCCCTAGCCCGACGGCGAGCGCTGCGGGCAGAGGCGCCGGGAGCCGGCACGGCCCGTGGAGGTCACGGTGCGGTAGCTGGGCGCGACCCAGCCGGGATCCTAGTGGGCGTGGGGTCCTCAGCGGTGGCCGTTCCCGGGCGGGTCCACGGAGGCAGGACGGACGGGCACTGATCGCACTTGGAAAAGTCTGTCAACGGGTGCCCAGCGCCCGCCCTTCCTCCTCTGAGCGTAGCCTGCTCCATGCACTCCAGTTATAGTGGCGGGGGCGCGCCGGGCCTCCGGGGGCGCGCATTAAAGAGACAAGCTATGGCagttctctcccttttccccagCGGCTGCCACAGGGGAGGCAGTGGCTTTGGCGGGATCGGGTAGGGTGGGTAGGGGGCGTGAATTCAGCCCACATTGATCAGAGCCGCCTTCTGGGCTCGCAGCTCGCAGCTGCAGTGAAACAGAAATATTCCAGGCTGGGACGCAAGGGCCCTACATTTGCCTGGCTCTATCACATCCTTGCCTTTAAGCAAAGCACTATTCTTCGCTGGCCTCAGCTTCCTTGGTAAAATAGGTATCAATCCTTTCTCTAAGCACCTCAAGAGACTTTGGATGAGGTGGGTAATCGGGAACGTGGAAGAAGTTTGTGAGCTGAAGACTCAAGCCTATCTGCTCATGTGCACACAAGTGTCAGTGCGTGTGTTTAGGGGGTCTACCATCACAGTCTCTCCTGAATGGTTCTGGATCAAAATCCCTCGAAGGTGCCCACTTCGCTCAGGCTTCCTGGGCTGAAAACTTCCAAGCCAAGCCAGGCTCTGAGGGAGTTGGAGACACAAGCTGgccagacagagagagagacttgcCTGGGATGGGTTTGGGTATGAGCTCCACCTGACAAGGAGCCAAGTATATTTCTGAAGCCACAGGGGCCTGGGCTGATTGAGTGTGGGCATGAGATACCCAGAGACTGTTGAGTGACTGTGTGTAACTGACTAGCATGGATGCCGTGTGATCGTTACACTAACATGCGCAGGCTACATGTTCCTGTGTTACCATGGCAGGCACTCCCTGGCTGTCAAGCAAGTTCCAGTCTCTGTagtcactctctctttctcctcaaaCCCAACCCTCCCCTCCTGAGAAGCAGAGACAGGGATTAAAGATGGACAAATGAGAGGAATGCTAAGGAGAACAGGAAttaagaaagcagaagaaagatgttttttaaaagcaagatgTGCAGACCAGGGCAAAGTAGAAATAATCACAGCAGACTTATTACAGAATGTGCCAGCCTCTGTGCAAAGTGCTTCATGAATATTGGGTTCTTTAACCCTCACAGCAGCTCTATGAAAGAGATACCCATATCATCCCCATTTTCAGGGGAGGGGTGAGGCATGGAGAGGTTAaatggcttgcccaaggtcaagcAGCTAAGTTGCAGAGCTGGGGTgatctgcccctggcccctctctGCTCAGAATCACTATTCTCTACTGCCTCAGACTCAGGGCTTGGATTTAGTCCTGACTCTGGCTGACTGTGTGATCCTAGCTACATCCCATTTCCTCTGTGATCTCAGTTTCTGCAACTTCAACAACACCAATAAAAAAGTAGGGGAAGGCAGAGAAGACTAGTTGTTTTTTTAGGTCCCTTTTTAGTGAAGTAGTAAATGAGAAGATTAAGGTAAAATTATTGATATAGAAGAGGAGGTGATAGTGACACCATTAACTCATGGAATATATCGTTCCAAGTGGGTATCCCAGAAGGCACATGGCAGGTGCAGAGCTCAGGGCTGGATGATCTCAGCCTGGGGAGTGGTGGAGAAAGAAGGAGGCTAGAAGCCAAGGATTCATCATTAAGAACTTTCTGAAGTCTGGAACCGCCAGCAAGGTTCCAGAGGATGAAGCGGAATTGGGAAGCTCTGCAACTTTCCTGCTCGAGATGGGTCAGAGATCAggattgtgtttgtgtgtatctatatatgagGGAGTCTGTGGCAATGCcctgttcctccctccctcaacccCAGCCACAGGGCATCAGAAGTCAAGCTCCAGGACAGGTGTCAGTGCGTGAATGGAAATTGGTGAACTCCTCTGGGAGAAGTCTAGGAGCCGCAAAAGAGATGATGCCTGTGCCCAGCTGCGGGGATGCCCCTGCTCTCTCCAGCAGCTTGGGAAGGCCAGAGTGATGGGATGTGCTGCCTGTCTGTGGCTTCCTTGGGTTTTCTCAATCTACTTCCTACACCTTTGATAGTCCCTTTTTGCCTCATTGTCCTACTCCGaccatttctgtcttcttttctgtttctcttttcaccAAATGCTTAATGTCAGTAATTCTTTCTCAGAGCAGAGAagcttctcctttttcttcctgcACTCTTCATGAGTGAGCTCATCCcctctcaagttttttttttttttttttataacagagtctcactctgttgcttgggctggagtgcagtggcacaatctcggctcactgcaacctccacctcccgggttcaagcgattctcatgtctcagtttcctgagtaactgggattacaggggcccaccaccacgcctggctaacttttgtatttttagtagagacagggtttcatcatcagccaggctgatctcgaactcctgacttcaagtgatcactcgcctcagcctcccgaagtgctgggattacaggcatgagccaccacgcccagcccaagtcTTTAATGACTACCTGTCTACTGTTATCTCCCAACTGTGTTATCTCTGGCCTGAATCACTAGTGAGAGATCCAGACCCATGGACACAGCTGCCAGCTGCATATTTTCTCCAGACATCTCATTGCAGCTGTCTGAAATTTTCCAAGTCCAACACTGAACTCAACATCTCCTCTATCCCCAGCACCAACCCcaacctgcttctcctttgccctgTAGTTTCATAAATGACACCACCCTTTTTCAAGTTCAAAACTTGCTAGTCATCCCAGAAGAGCCTAGGACCTTTCCTTAACCCCCACAAGCTAATCCTTATGGAGTGTTGCCATTTCTAACCCTTAAACATCCACCCACAGAAGGTATGTGGTGGAGAATTGAGGCAGGTATCCCAGAGGGCACATGGCACCCTGTCTCAGCACCTTAAACTACCTTACTCTTACTCATAGATCAGTggctctcaaagtgtggtcccttgagcccaggagtttgagaccagcctgggcaacacagccaaagAGTGGTTCCTGGACCAGCATCACCAACAATATCTGGGAGCTTGCTAGAAGTCCCAATTCTTGGATCCCACTCATGACCTTCTGAGTCAGTAACTCTGGGGGTGGAGCCCAGCAACCTGTGTTATTTAATAAGTCCTTAAGGTGACTCAGAGGCACATTAAAGTTTAAGAACCACTATCTAGGCCATTGCAACAACTCTCTAACTGGTCTCCTGACTTTATTCATATCTCTTCTGATCAATTTCCAACTTCCACAAGAGTGACTGGACCATGTTACCTCCCTACTGAAAACTTTCCTAGGGCTCGCCATGACCCATCTTCGGGGGAAAAAAAGTGCAAACATTCTAATGAGCATTCCAGACTCTGCAGTTGTGACTaacttatttttcctctttcaggAACTGCTTCACAAGAttaaaggagaaacagaaaatgtatCTAGCGCTGTGCTTGGTGCATGGCAGGTAATCAATGAATGCttattaaatactgtaaatgACAAACACATCAATGGATGGTGTTATGAATCCATTGGCCTATTAAGGGATCCTTTAGGAAGGCTCTACGTGAACATGATCCTGGGTATCTACACATAGAACCCAGGTATAATCTGAAGAGATCATCTGATAAATGAGTGATTTTGATTATGGCTACTGGGGAGAGGGATGTTCTCCATGGTCTGCTGCTGCTTTGAGGCTCCCTAAAACATCAGAGTCCCATGATTTCAGACTCAGGACTACTTCTTTCAGTGCCAAGGGACTCCTCACTCTCTGAGGCATGGAGGTGGAGGTTTCTGGTTGTCTGCTCCCtgggacacatgcacacatgtggaggcctggggtgcagtggggtACACATGCAGACAGCCTTGGGAACATGGGGCGCACAACTTGCACAGAGACATTCATGGGAAACACAAGTACACATAGGAACATGGGACATATATTGACATATAGGGTTGCATGCTCAAACATACGTGGACTCCCATTTGGCACACTTGGCATACTGCTTTTCTCCAAGGCTCCTTCTCTTTTCAAAAAGTGAGCTTGCATTTGGATTTTATGTTAAGAAAAAACTCTGATCTGCCTCATTTATTGTTGACACAGCCACCCTCATCCTCCCAGCCTTTGATCACCTCCTGCTCCAGGCCAGGCTGAGTGTTTGCAGGGTGGGGAAATCTGGCACAAGGAGATGCCAAGGCGCCATCTCGTGGTTAGATCTCACAACTGCAGCTCAGATCTCCCTTTTCCCCACTCCGCTGAAATACCAAGAGCAAGCCAGAACTCTCTGACCATACCTCATTTAAGCACAGAACTCTGTCTGCCTTGTATTAGGAAGCTTTGCAGGGTTTGACTTCTCCACTATGGGAGGGAGAGCACCCTGACAGTAGGGACCATGGGTGGCTGTCACTTTATTTGGgacctttctcttctcttttcacttCCCCAGATGATCTCAGTCCCTCCCATGACTTCAGGGACCCTCTACACTGACAGCTCCCAAATCTGTCACTCGCCCAGACTCTTCTTGAGCTCCAGACCATAGAAAGCAACTACCCCTTGGATATTCCATGAGCAGCACAAATTCGCCATTTACCAAGTTGAGTTGTGTATGGTATGCACAAACCTGTCTCTGTCCCAGTGTTCCCAGTGACAGTGAATGCCCCATTATCCACTCAGTCTCCCAGATCAGGAATCTGGGAGCTATCCTTGGTTCTACTCGCCCTTCTCTTTACCCCTCTTCACTTCCAGTAGTCCTACTAACTCCTACCTATATCTTCTCCAGCCTCATTGCCACTGGCTTAGTTCAGACTTAGCACCTCCTCTCTGAGCTCCCTGGCTCAGCCATTCCTCTTGCAGTGCCTCATCTTCCCAAAATGCAAACGGGATCACATTCAATCTGCTAAAAAATCTGCAGtctagccggggatggtggctcatgcctacaatcccagcactttgggaggctgaggcaaaaggattacttgaggccatgagtttcgagatcaggctgggcaacagagtgagaccctgtttctaaaaaaaacaaaactgcaattTGATCTCTCAGCATGATTCCACGTTTAAGCTTCTGAGCACAGCACAGTAGGATCTGGTCCATGCCTGCTGGTTCAACCTCATCTTCCACCACTCCACACTTCACActctatacaccatggaatgcgaAACTACTCGTAGTTCTCAAGCTTGCATGCCTTCAGACCTTGCTGTTCCTTTTCGTGTCTGCCTGGCAAGCCCCTCCTCACCCTGAAGTCTCAGAGCACACAGTTGCTGTAAGTTTTCCTGCAATCGTTTGGCCAGTCTGAGGGGCTCGcatgctccagccacactgtgtTTGGACCTACATAGAAGCCACtgcttacagttttttttttttttttttttgagacaggatctcaccctgtcttccaggctggaatgcagtggtgtgatcatagctcactataacctcaaacccctgggctcaagagaaaCTCTCGCCTCAGTCTCgggagtagcagggactacaggcacgaggcaccatgcccagctaattgtttttcttttgtagagatggagtctcactgtgttgcccaggctgatcttgaattcctgggcttaagtggtcctcccacctcagactcccaaagtattgggattacaggcgttagccaccacacctagcctctaTGTCTTTTCATATTTACCCCAGAGAATCCATGCTAAGAAGATGGCTTTCAGTACATccagtcaataaataaatattcctgtCTATGCATAGCCAACCACAGGTGGGCACATAGGCTATGCTCAGCACGTGCTTATAGGTTTGAGGGCCTAGGTGGAGGAGGTTGCAGAGGGTATGGGTCTGGGGCCTGTCTGGCTCCAACCTCACAGCTTTGGCTCAGGACTGGTGAAGTACCCATAGTGGGTACTTGGCTCATCTGCTGAAGCTTGCAGGCCCTCTGGCTTCTCATTTGGCATACAGGATCAACAGCTGGCAACCTGAAAGCTACATTTGGACTGCATGTTTTGTTGGATCAGTAGTTATTTAATTAAAGATAGTTACTGACATTCAAAAGTTGGGTTTCACATACAAATTAGGATTCCTGACTTCTTTAAAAATGGGAGGATATGGCAGGGCCACTTGGCAGCAACCCAGTGACATGGGGGCGGGGGTGCAGTGCTTCATCTGTACTTGAGAGCACTAGAGCCCCCACAAGGCCTGGCCACATCAACAGGAGTTTGGCAACCTGCTGTACAAGTGAAAGATGTGGGCTGGGGAGTCGGACGGCCTGTGTGGAGTCCTGGCTCTGGCACTGACTAGCGGCAACACCATGAGCCAATCACTTATCCATGCCAAAGTTGCTTTGTCTGTAAAATCAGAACCCTTCAGAGGATTCTTGGAAGGGCTGAATGAGGTCTCATGATGTGTTTAGCAGGGCATGTGTTCAGCACCTGGTAGCTGTGAACTGATGGAGCCTGGAAGGGAGAGAGCAGGTGCAGGGCAGACCACGCAGGAGGCTTCTCGTCaccaatgaacatttattgagtgtccacATGTGCACAGCTTTGAACTTGGCGATCACAGAACGCACTGGGGGAGGGAAGCAAGGGatcaagagtgtgtgtgtgtgtgtgggggggggtccCCCTGGGTTTATAAGAAAGGTAGTCCCTGCTGGAGCCGCCAGTCGCGTCTCTGCAGAGAGGAGTCATAGCAGGGGTGGGAGTTAAAGCCAGGCACCACGGTGGCAGTGGGGTGCAATCACTGGGGAAACATGCGGATTCTGGGGAAGTGTCCCTCCTGTTCCTGGCTCCAGCCAGGCCAGATGGCACCAGGGAGACAGGAATCAGATGCTCAGGTGTCCAAGCAGGGATAAGGACAGGCAAAATAAAtaacccccccaacccccatcgTCACTCTGCTGCAACACGACACAAAGGTTTAAAGATCTGGGCCCAAAGACTCCTGGGTCCCTTCAAGCAAGCTCAGGTGGAAGGAGgtttccccaccccccaccaggccTGTCTGCCCCAGGTTGCCCTAGGATGGGGGCAGTTCAGACCCTGGGTCACTGAAGCTGATAGGAAGAACTGCGATATCAATGGCCTAAGCCTGCTGTCTGCCCAAGGGAGCCAAGGGCAAGAGCCAAAGGGCCAATTTAAAGGACGTGGACCTGGGGGGCCAGAGGAGGCACCACAGCCGAGGGGAGCCCACGCCCTGGCCGGCAGGGCACATGGGCTGAGGCAGTCTGCTCCTGCCAGCCCTGTCTTACCCTGGAGCCTCCCTCCTGCAGGGGAGCCAGACATCGGGCACAATGACACTTAGTGCCCCCCTCCCTGGGGGCTGCTCCAACCTTCCCCGGCCTGGCGGGGACAACCACGTTGATTTCCAAGCCGATCCCTGCCCCCATGGGGGCCTGAAGGGCGGAACGCAGTTCCTTACACTTGAGGGGTGGGCACCATGCCCTTGCCCTCAGAAAAGCCAGAAAGCTGGGGTGTTTTGGGGAGGAAGTCTGGGGAGGGGGGGGCCAGTTTGGGGGCTTCAGGGAAGatgcctcctccctccttccctctctgcccGCCCCTGGGTCTGTCCCCGGTGGACACCCCTCAGGGCTCTGACAGGCACTGCTCCAAGGCAGCCATGCGGTAGTGGCTGGCCGTCTCCTCGCCCGCCTGCAGCCTCATGGCCTCCCGGCACAGCCGGTTGGCCCGCGCCAACTCCACCAGGACACCCTGATAGGCGGCCACCATCTCGGGCTTGACAGAGTTGGGGCTGACACTGCCTAGCAGCTGGAGCAGCTCCTGCGGCCAGCGGGAGCGCAGGGCAGCGGGGGCCAGCCACGGCAGCAGAGGCACACAGCCAGTGAAGGCCTGCATGCCCAGGAACCAGAGCTCCTGCAGGTCGGCCCAGATGCCCTCATACTCAGGGGACAGGGCTAGCACTGCCTGGTCTGAGCCCGGGGTGGCCCGCGCCACGTGGGACTGCGATAGGAAGAGGATGGCAGCTGCGAAGAACCCTCGGGATGCTGGTGTTCCCTGAAGAGCTGCAAGGTAATGGAAGGAGTGGGGCATGAATCGGACAGGCCAGCTGCTGTGCCAGACCCTTCCCTAGTCCTCTGTGTAGACACATGCAGGAGCCAGGGCACAGCCTGGAATCAGACTGCCTGCGTTCAAACCCTGCCTTAGAtgctcactgtgtgaccttgggtaattAACTTTTCTGGGTCTGTTTCTTTACTTGTAAAATGGGCCAATAGTGCTCATCTTAGAaatttgttgtgagaattaaatgtgatCATCTTGGTACACTCAACCACCAAGACCTCTACCGGCACTGGAGGTGGGGGTGAGTCACAGGGTCAGATGGGAGAGAGAACCCCTCAGGGTTCTGGACACAGAGCTCAGACACAGGTTAAGGGAGTTGCACCATTTGATCCTTGGGCCAGAAGAGGGCGCCAGAGAGGAACATAAGCAAGTGACCCTGCTTTGCTTACCGGCTGTTCAGGGGGTGACCCTCACACTGCAGGTGCTCTCCAGGAAGCTGTCAACCTAACCTGGTGGTATTTGAGGGTGAGCCAGAACTGGGACCATGAAATTGGGGGCTGTAGAGATGCAGCCTGGGACTGAGAGTGCAGAGTGGGCTCCTGGTGTACAGGGATGTGCACCCCTTCCCATGACTGGGTACCCTGCTGGGAACCCCTCAAAAGGAACACAGAGGCAGTGGAGGGTACGGGCACGTTACGCCCTGTTCCCAGGCATCTGCTCAGCTCCTCCAACCTGACAGATGGGGCACAGGGAACAGGCAGGGACAGAGGGACCCAAGCAGACACCCACCGCCAAAGAGGGAGACACGgagggctgccaggggctggaaggGATGTCCCTCCCCCTGCAAACAGCCAGAGTGAGGCAGAGCTAGGGAGAAGGTGTGCATAGAGGGACAACAAGTGCTGAAGCCTGTCACTGATGGGGGTGAGGTACCGAGCAGAGCAGAGAAAAACATCAATGGAAGGAAGTCAGGTTTCTGACTCAAGGCCTGGGTGGGGGCGGCTCCACCTTGAAAACACTGGATTCAGATTCCTCTGGCTGCCAGGGATTCCAGGTGCCTATGCTTGTGCCTGTGAGCAGGTCTGTACTTAACACCCACCAGACTTTGCCTTAAAAGTCTTCAGAAGAAAGAGAATGTTAGCATTTTGGGAAGaacggtgggggtgggggatggagatACACTGCAAAGATTTCCTCTTGCTTAGAAAATGCTGCAAAACCATCTTCTAAAAATGGTGACTTTTGCCCCAAACACAGGAGGTCCACCCAGGTCTTCTGTCCTCACCCATCAGGACTGGATCCCCAGTTCTTACCTGGAGAGGTGCTAAGGAGCCGGGCCATGAGGAGCCCCAGGGTGGCCACATTAGCAGCCAGAAGCAGCCTTCCCTGTTGCTGCACTAGTGCTGGTAGTGACGTCATGAGGGTGTTCATAAGAGATGTGAAGCAGGCGTCACGCCTGGAAAAGAAAGGGGGGAAGGATGGAGGTAGGTGGGGGTCTAGTACAGCCAAATCAAGCCCTTGGCAAGAAATTAGGCAGTAGGGTGATTAACTTTGGGCCCCAAACATAGCATCTGgggggcagagattggaacaagCAGACATGCTGAGACAGTACCTGGGGGTTCCAGACATGCCAAATCCTTGTGCGGGGCTGGCTATGTCTACTCTGGGACCCCCATGCTACCACTAACAAATCCATGGGCATGGGGGGCAAAGTAGGAGACTGAGAATTGAGGCAACTGGGCAG is a window encoding:
- the TFAP2E gene encoding transcription factor AP-2-epsilon isoform X3, which encodes MLVHTYSAMERPDGLGAAASGARLSSLPQAAYGPAPPLCHTPAATAAAEFQPPYFPPPYPQPPLPYGQASDAAAAFPHLAGDPYGGLAPLAQPQPPQAAWAAPRAAARAHEEPPGLLAPPARALGLDPRRDYATAVPRLLHGLADGAHGLADAPLGLPGLAAAPGLEDLQAMDEPGMSLLDQSVIKKVPIPSKASSLSALSLAKDSLVGGITNPGEVFCSVPGRLSLLSSTSKYKVTVGEVQRRLSPPECLNASLLGGVLRRAKSKNGGRCLRERLEKIGLNLPAGRRKAANVTLLTSLVEGEAVHLARDFGYVCETEFPAKAAAEYLCRQHADPGELHSRKSMLLAAKTSSPPT
- the TFAP2E gene encoding transcription factor AP-2-epsilon isoform X2 — encoded protein: MLVHTYSAMERPDGLGAAASGARLSSLPQAAYGPAPPLCHTPAATAAAEFQPPYFPPPYPQPPLPYGQASDAAAAFPHLAGDPYGGLAPLAQPQPPQAAWAAPRAAARAHEEPPGLLAPPARALGLDPRRDYATAVPRLLHGLADGAHGLADAPLGLPGLAAAPGLEDLQAMDEPGMSLLDQSVIKKVPIPSKASSLSALSLAKDSLVGGITNPGEVFCSVPGRLSLLSSTSKYKVTVGEVQRRLSPPECLNASLLGGVLRRAKSKNGGRCLRERLEKIGLNLPAGRRKAANVTLLTSLVEGEAVHLARDFGYVCETEFPAKAAAEYLCRQHADPGELHSRKSMLLAAKSARSLQT